A window from Branchiostoma lanceolatum isolate klBraLanc5 chromosome 9, klBraLanc5.hap2, whole genome shotgun sequence encodes these proteins:
- the LOC136442079 gene encoding uncharacterized protein isoform X1 yields the protein MAAGSDTEGPQVVTKPSRDVFESELLRFSDNDSCFCSKGCQREKVLSGWSRPCSRANESELDLKKGKRLGDNRRRAKQQRRNSNEREDDFTFRHYYDTRRYIEEYRYYHARGDVGKEQKSVVFGVHVEDPYFPKLRTSVSQLFFDFSELTSWLPGYRRSRRIFERMNVVNSAQRLSSNVNHEDNSVVDRGESCVDDSTDDETIRLPNSPGDKKSPEINLAPVRADLNLPRILPCKTGQSDDEENSSNKSNRRRNKKSKDTAYYQNLPRLGSLPIPVCVTHRRSGKGKAARGRVSGQSDSTNSHSTGSGDAVSSVESYKSGNSSNNSAGQFSNVSIGNNWIPDGNPTMVHGNSALELNTASNNKDPETASTYSQRERASWEKRSSLEHRQRPVERSKTFTDASLYTKGTIKISYREEPSYKVWKDFTESTAYRDYLAKLYNLNSSRMKLKTAGEATDVKKQFRLCSENNKPKTRAERRVCCARCEEKKNSPDLQTKPRVRPRVQLVLQSGSKGDITSMPPLVRLNTMVRGYPYRTAEQHSQYMSQLTATQQKST from the exons ATGGCTGCAGGCTCTGACACGGAAGGGCCTCAAGTCGTCACGAAACCGTCCCGAGACGTCTTCGAAAGCGAACTTCTTCGGTTTTCCGACAATGACTCGTGTTTCTGTTCGAAGGGGTGTCAGAGAGAGAAGGTTCTGTCCGGGTGGAGCAGACCTTGTAGTCGCGCGAACGAATCAGAACTGGACTTGAAGAAGGGGAAGCGACTCGGGGATAACAGAAGACGCGCGAAGCAGCAGAGAAGGAATTCTAACGAAAGGGAGGACGATTTTACGTTCCGACATTACTACGACACGAGGAGGTACATAGAGGAGTACAGGTACTACCACGCACGGGGAGATGTGGGGAAGGAGCAGAAGAGCGTGGTGTTCGGAGTACACGTGGAGGATCCGTACTTCCCAAAACTACGAACCAGCGTCAG CCAATTGTTCTTCGATTTTAGCGAATTGACATCGTGGTTGCCAGGTTACCGCAGGTCTAG ACGTATCTTCGAGAGGATGAACGTTGTTAACTCAGCACAAAGGCTGTCGAGCAACGTAAACCACGAAGACAACAG TGTGGTAGATAGAGGAGAGAGCTGTGTGGACGACTCTACAGATGACGAGACTATCCGCCTCCCCAACTCTCCCGGCGACAAGAAGAGCCCCGAGATAAACCTAGCCCCCGTGCGAGCAGATCTCAACCTGCCTCGGATCCTACCCTGCAAGACAGGGCAGTCAGACGACGAAGAAAACTCCAGTAACAAATCGAACAGAAGGAGGAACAAGAAGTCTAAGGACACGGCATACTACCAAAACTTGCCTAGGTTGGGTAGTCTCCCCATCCCTGTGTGTGTCACTCACAGACGCAGCGGTAAGGggaaagccgctagagggcgcgTTTCGGGGCAATCCGACTCCACCAACAGTCATAGCACTGGTAGTGGAGACGCCGTGTCTTCAGTGGAAAGCTACAAGAGCGGAAATTCCTCCAATAATTCCGCGGGACAGTTTTCCAACGTGTCCATAGGAAACAACTGGATTCCAGACGGGAACCCCACAATGGTACACGGGAATTCAGCACTTGAGCTAAACACCGCTTCTAACAATAAGGACCCAGAAACGGCGTCAACTTAcagccagagagagagagcgtcTTGGGAAAAGCGATCCTCCTTAGAACATCGTCAGAGGCCAGTAGAAAGATCTAAGACATTCACGGACGCGTCCCTTTACACAAAGGGTACTATCAAAATAAGCTATAGAGAGGAACCTTCCTACAAAGTGTGGAAAGACTTCACAGAATCCACGGCGTACAGAGACTATCTTGCCAAACTCTACAACCTGAACTCTAGCAGAATGAAACTTAAGACCGCTGGAGAAGCGACGGACGTAAAGAAACAGTTCCGGCTGTGTTCGGAGAACAACAAACCCAAGACCAGAGCGGAAAGACGGGTCTGTTGCGCGCGATgcgaggagaagaagaacagtCCCGATCTCCAGACGAAACCGAGGGTTAGACCGAGGGTGCAGCTTGTGCTACAGTCAGGTTCTAAGGGTGACATCACCTCTATGCCGCCTCTTGTTAGACTGAACACCATGGTCCGGGGTTACCCTTATAGAACTGCCGAGCAGCATAGTCAGTACATGTCACAACTCACAGCTACACAGCAGAAGAGCACGTAG
- the LOC136442079 gene encoding uncharacterized protein isoform X3 has product MAAGSDTEGPQVVTKPSRDVFESELLRFSDNDSCFCSKGCQREKVLSGWSRPCSRANESELDLKKGKRLGDNRRRAKQQRRNSNEREDDFTFRHYYDTRRYIEEYRYYHARGDVGKEQKSVVFGVHVEDPYFPKLRTSVSQLFFDFSELTSWLPGYRRSSVVDRGESCVDDSTDDETIRLPNSPGDKKSPEINLAPVRADLNLPRILPCKTGQSDDEENSSNKSNRRRNKKSKDTAYYQNLPRLGSLPIPVCVTHRRSGKGKAARGRVSGQSDSTNSHSTGSGDAVSSVESYKSGNSSNNSAGQFSNVSIGNNWIPDGNPTMVHGNSALELNTASNNKDPETASTYSQRERASWEKRSSLEHRQRPVERSKTFTDASLYTKGTIKISYREEPSYKVWKDFTESTAYRDYLAKLYNLNSSRMKLKTAGEATDVKKQFRLCSENNKPKTRAERRVCCARCEEKKNSPDLQTKPRVRPRVQLVLQSGSKGDITSMPPLVRLNTMVRGYPYRTAEQHSQYMSQLTATQQKST; this is encoded by the exons ATGGCTGCAGGCTCTGACACGGAAGGGCCTCAAGTCGTCACGAAACCGTCCCGAGACGTCTTCGAAAGCGAACTTCTTCGGTTTTCCGACAATGACTCGTGTTTCTGTTCGAAGGGGTGTCAGAGAGAGAAGGTTCTGTCCGGGTGGAGCAGACCTTGTAGTCGCGCGAACGAATCAGAACTGGACTTGAAGAAGGGGAAGCGACTCGGGGATAACAGAAGACGCGCGAAGCAGCAGAGAAGGAATTCTAACGAAAGGGAGGACGATTTTACGTTCCGACATTACTACGACACGAGGAGGTACATAGAGGAGTACAGGTACTACCACGCACGGGGAGATGTGGGGAAGGAGCAGAAGAGCGTGGTGTTCGGAGTACACGTGGAGGATCCGTACTTCCCAAAACTACGAACCAGCGTCAG CCAATTGTTCTTCGATTTTAGCGAATTGACATCGTGGTTGCCAGGTTACCGCAGGTCTAG TGTGGTAGATAGAGGAGAGAGCTGTGTGGACGACTCTACAGATGACGAGACTATCCGCCTCCCCAACTCTCCCGGCGACAAGAAGAGCCCCGAGATAAACCTAGCCCCCGTGCGAGCAGATCTCAACCTGCCTCGGATCCTACCCTGCAAGACAGGGCAGTCAGACGACGAAGAAAACTCCAGTAACAAATCGAACAGAAGGAGGAACAAGAAGTCTAAGGACACGGCATACTACCAAAACTTGCCTAGGTTGGGTAGTCTCCCCATCCCTGTGTGTGTCACTCACAGACGCAGCGGTAAGGggaaagccgctagagggcgcgTTTCGGGGCAATCCGACTCCACCAACAGTCATAGCACTGGTAGTGGAGACGCCGTGTCTTCAGTGGAAAGCTACAAGAGCGGAAATTCCTCCAATAATTCCGCGGGACAGTTTTCCAACGTGTCCATAGGAAACAACTGGATTCCAGACGGGAACCCCACAATGGTACACGGGAATTCAGCACTTGAGCTAAACACCGCTTCTAACAATAAGGACCCAGAAACGGCGTCAACTTAcagccagagagagagagcgtcTTGGGAAAAGCGATCCTCCTTAGAACATCGTCAGAGGCCAGTAGAAAGATCTAAGACATTCACGGACGCGTCCCTTTACACAAAGGGTACTATCAAAATAAGCTATAGAGAGGAACCTTCCTACAAAGTGTGGAAAGACTTCACAGAATCCACGGCGTACAGAGACTATCTTGCCAAACTCTACAACCTGAACTCTAGCAGAATGAAACTTAAGACCGCTGGAGAAGCGACGGACGTAAAGAAACAGTTCCGGCTGTGTTCGGAGAACAACAAACCCAAGACCAGAGCGGAAAGACGGGTCTGTTGCGCGCGATgcgaggagaagaagaacagtCCCGATCTCCAGACGAAACCGAGGGTTAGACCGAGGGTGCAGCTTGTGCTACAGTCAGGTTCTAAGGGTGACATCACCTCTATGCCGCCTCTTGTTAGACTGAACACCATGGTCCGGGGTTACCCTTATAGAACTGCCGAGCAGCATAGTCAGTACATGTCACAACTCACAGCTACACAGCAGAAGAGCACGTAG
- the LOC136442079 gene encoding uncharacterized protein isoform X2, with product MAAGSDTEGPQVVTKPSRDVFESELLRFSDNDSCFCSKGCQREKVLSGWSRPCSRANESELDLKKGKRLGDNRRRAKQQRRNSNEREDDFTFRHYYDTRRYIEEYRYYHARGDVGKEQKSVVFGVHVEDPYFPKLRTSVRRIFERMNVVNSAQRLSSNVNHEDNSVVDRGESCVDDSTDDETIRLPNSPGDKKSPEINLAPVRADLNLPRILPCKTGQSDDEENSSNKSNRRRNKKSKDTAYYQNLPRLGSLPIPVCVTHRRSGKGKAARGRVSGQSDSTNSHSTGSGDAVSSVESYKSGNSSNNSAGQFSNVSIGNNWIPDGNPTMVHGNSALELNTASNNKDPETASTYSQRERASWEKRSSLEHRQRPVERSKTFTDASLYTKGTIKISYREEPSYKVWKDFTESTAYRDYLAKLYNLNSSRMKLKTAGEATDVKKQFRLCSENNKPKTRAERRVCCARCEEKKNSPDLQTKPRVRPRVQLVLQSGSKGDITSMPPLVRLNTMVRGYPYRTAEQHSQYMSQLTATQQKST from the exons ATGGCTGCAGGCTCTGACACGGAAGGGCCTCAAGTCGTCACGAAACCGTCCCGAGACGTCTTCGAAAGCGAACTTCTTCGGTTTTCCGACAATGACTCGTGTTTCTGTTCGAAGGGGTGTCAGAGAGAGAAGGTTCTGTCCGGGTGGAGCAGACCTTGTAGTCGCGCGAACGAATCAGAACTGGACTTGAAGAAGGGGAAGCGACTCGGGGATAACAGAAGACGCGCGAAGCAGCAGAGAAGGAATTCTAACGAAAGGGAGGACGATTTTACGTTCCGACATTACTACGACACGAGGAGGTACATAGAGGAGTACAGGTACTACCACGCACGGGGAGATGTGGGGAAGGAGCAGAAGAGCGTGGTGTTCGGAGTACACGTGGAGGATCCGTACTTCCCAAAACTACGAACCAGCGTCAG ACGTATCTTCGAGAGGATGAACGTTGTTAACTCAGCACAAAGGCTGTCGAGCAACGTAAACCACGAAGACAACAG TGTGGTAGATAGAGGAGAGAGCTGTGTGGACGACTCTACAGATGACGAGACTATCCGCCTCCCCAACTCTCCCGGCGACAAGAAGAGCCCCGAGATAAACCTAGCCCCCGTGCGAGCAGATCTCAACCTGCCTCGGATCCTACCCTGCAAGACAGGGCAGTCAGACGACGAAGAAAACTCCAGTAACAAATCGAACAGAAGGAGGAACAAGAAGTCTAAGGACACGGCATACTACCAAAACTTGCCTAGGTTGGGTAGTCTCCCCATCCCTGTGTGTGTCACTCACAGACGCAGCGGTAAGGggaaagccgctagagggcgcgTTTCGGGGCAATCCGACTCCACCAACAGTCATAGCACTGGTAGTGGAGACGCCGTGTCTTCAGTGGAAAGCTACAAGAGCGGAAATTCCTCCAATAATTCCGCGGGACAGTTTTCCAACGTGTCCATAGGAAACAACTGGATTCCAGACGGGAACCCCACAATGGTACACGGGAATTCAGCACTTGAGCTAAACACCGCTTCTAACAATAAGGACCCAGAAACGGCGTCAACTTAcagccagagagagagagcgtcTTGGGAAAAGCGATCCTCCTTAGAACATCGTCAGAGGCCAGTAGAAAGATCTAAGACATTCACGGACGCGTCCCTTTACACAAAGGGTACTATCAAAATAAGCTATAGAGAGGAACCTTCCTACAAAGTGTGGAAAGACTTCACAGAATCCACGGCGTACAGAGACTATCTTGCCAAACTCTACAACCTGAACTCTAGCAGAATGAAACTTAAGACCGCTGGAGAAGCGACGGACGTAAAGAAACAGTTCCGGCTGTGTTCGGAGAACAACAAACCCAAGACCAGAGCGGAAAGACGGGTCTGTTGCGCGCGATgcgaggagaagaagaacagtCCCGATCTCCAGACGAAACCGAGGGTTAGACCGAGGGTGCAGCTTGTGCTACAGTCAGGTTCTAAGGGTGACATCACCTCTATGCCGCCTCTTGTTAGACTGAACACCATGGTCCGGGGTTACCCTTATAGAACTGCCGAGCAGCATAGTCAGTACATGTCACAACTCACAGCTACACAGCAGAAGAGCACGTAG